A single region of the Aeromonas hydrophila subsp. hydrophila ATCC 7966 genome encodes:
- a CDS encoding ABC-F family ATP-binding cassette domain-containing protein produces MTTLMSTHSLQMSAGHLPLFDHLELGIRAGDRLGLIGANGCGKSTLLALLAGERTPQAGRVVQAAACRCEFVAQQLPARLSTLSTRAVLLDALGNDPSAEWQVAKLLTELQLEAQAALPVSALSGGQHSRLQIGRALLRQPNLLLLDEPSNHLDLPALLWLEQFLLGWRGAFVLVSHDGRLLDRVTEQTLILRDGQLHRFALPCSQARAALAAEDEQARLRRADEQKEIDRLSASSKRLAIWGREHDNEKLVRQAKSMEKRIARLQEEQSQVAALAPWRLELRGLSLPADTLLRLEALDVAPALALPPLLRAEGLWLRAGDRVALLGANGTGKSSLLRQCWRELAAQSPQAGWYCHPGASIAYYDQSLQQLADDATLSDALYPLAPLPETTRRQALIRAGFPYVRHGQQVHSLSGGERARLLFLALSLGSHHMLWLDEPTNHLDLAGKEELAEAIAAFPGGVLLVSHDRELIERSCNRFWQIRDGRIQEAHSVERAYAELLGDAPSPAADKASLAAPTMGQAPAGPADDEEALLARWYELDALLAADLARKPRHQTPRLQQQWRDELTRLTGQLGLVGS; encoded by the coding sequence ATGACAACCCTGATGAGTACCCATTCCCTACAAATGAGTGCGGGGCACCTTCCGTTATTTGACCACCTCGAACTCGGCATCCGCGCGGGCGACCGGCTTGGCCTGATTGGTGCCAACGGCTGCGGCAAGAGCACATTGCTGGCACTGCTGGCGGGCGAGCGCACGCCCCAGGCTGGCCGGGTCGTGCAGGCGGCCGCCTGCCGCTGCGAGTTCGTGGCCCAGCAACTGCCTGCCAGGCTTTCCACCCTCAGCACCCGCGCCGTGCTGCTGGATGCACTGGGCAACGATCCGAGCGCGGAGTGGCAGGTGGCCAAGCTGCTGACCGAGCTGCAGCTGGAGGCCCAGGCCGCGCTGCCGGTCAGTGCGCTGAGCGGCGGCCAGCACAGCCGGCTGCAGATAGGGCGCGCCCTGCTGCGCCAACCCAACCTGCTGCTGCTCGATGAGCCCAGCAACCACCTGGATCTGCCCGCCCTGCTCTGGCTCGAGCAGTTTCTGCTGGGCTGGCGCGGCGCCTTCGTGCTGGTCTCCCACGACGGTCGCCTGCTGGACCGGGTCACCGAGCAGACCCTGATCCTGCGCGATGGCCAGCTGCACCGCTTCGCCCTGCCCTGCAGCCAGGCCCGGGCGGCGCTGGCCGCCGAAGATGAGCAGGCCCGCCTGCGCCGGGCCGACGAGCAAAAGGAGATAGACCGCCTGAGCGCCAGCAGCAAACGCCTCGCCATCTGGGGGCGGGAGCATGACAACGAGAAGCTGGTGCGCCAGGCCAAGTCCATGGAAAAGCGCATCGCCCGCCTGCAGGAGGAGCAGAGCCAGGTCGCGGCGCTGGCCCCCTGGCGGCTCGAGCTGCGCGGACTGAGCCTGCCTGCCGACACCCTGCTGCGGCTGGAGGCCCTCGACGTGGCGCCGGCGCTGGCACTACCGCCGCTGCTGCGGGCCGAAGGGCTCTGGCTGCGGGCGGGGGACAGGGTCGCCCTGCTCGGTGCCAACGGCACCGGCAAGTCCTCCCTGCTGCGCCAGTGCTGGCGCGAACTGGCCGCGCAGAGCCCGCAGGCAGGCTGGTACTGCCACCCCGGTGCCAGCATCGCCTATTACGATCAGTCCCTGCAGCAGCTGGCTGACGACGCCACCCTGAGCGACGCCCTCTACCCGCTGGCCCCTCTGCCGGAGACCACCCGGCGTCAGGCGCTGATCCGGGCGGGCTTCCCCTATGTCCGCCACGGCCAGCAGGTGCACAGCTTGAGCGGGGGCGAGCGGGCGCGACTGCTGTTTCTCGCCCTGTCGCTCGGCAGCCACCACATGCTCTGGCTCGACGAGCCCACCAACCACCTGGATCTGGCGGGTAAGGAGGAGCTGGCCGAGGCCATTGCCGCCTTCCCGGGCGGCGTGCTGCTGGTCTCCCACGACCGGGAGCTGATCGAGCGCAGCTGCAACCGCTTCTGGCAGATCAGAGACGGTCGCATCCAGGAGGCTCACAGCGTCGAGCGTGCCTATGCCGAGCTGCTCGGCGATGCGCCCTCGCCGGCAGCAGACAAGGCAAGCCTGGCCGCCCCCACCATGGGGCAGGCCCCGGCCGGCCCGGCGGATGACGAAGAGGCGCTGCTGGCACGCTGGTATGAACTCGATGCCCTGCTCGCCGCCGATCTGGCCCGCAAGCCCAGGCACCAGACCCCGCGCCTGCAGCAACAGTGGCGTGACGAGCTGACCAGGCTCACCGGTCAGCTCGGGTTGGTCGGATCATGA
- a CDS encoding PliI family lysozyme inhibitor of I-type lysozyme gives MKALLMTLGLLTLPLASQAADGFFKQLTLPSGQVVTVSEGRGEPASTGSYDVRLYSGANPQFPLDQFIDGKVLPRDGSIKELKLLDLNGDKQPELIVVVESAGSGSYLSADAFTLNPQEGLDSFNHVEGLAPNEDVIQALKTPRD, from the coding sequence ATGAAAGCCTTGCTCATGACACTCGGCCTGCTCACCCTGCCCCTCGCCAGCCAGGCGGCGGACGGGTTCTTCAAACAGCTGACGCTCCCCTCAGGCCAGGTAGTGACCGTCAGCGAAGGGCGCGGCGAACCTGCCTCCACCGGCAGCTACGACGTGCGCCTCTACTCCGGCGCCAACCCCCAGTTCCCGCTGGATCAGTTCATCGACGGCAAGGTGCTGCCGCGCGATGGCAGCATCAAGGAGCTCAAGCTGCTGGATCTCAACGGCGACAAGCAGCCCGAGCTCATCGTCGTGGTCGAGAGTGCCGGCAGCGGCAGCTACCTGAGTGCCGACGCCTTCACCCTCAACCCGCAGGAGGGGCTGGACAGCTTCAACCACGTGGAGGGGCTGGCCCCCAATGAAGATGTGATCCAGGCGCTCAAGACCCCGCGCGACTGA
- a CDS encoding M13 family metallopeptidase, with protein MNNKKSILAALVGLALLAGCSQAPDGADKHSGLALANMDTSVKPGDDFFRYVNGHWLSTAKIPDDRPADGAFYMLRDKSLADVRVLVEGLDGKAAAGTPAQQIHDLYQSYLDQTTRNAKGTAPLMPMLSEIEQIRTPQDLARAFAQSGRNGGGAPFGFWVDADAKAPDSYAVYLYQAGLGLPDRDYYLKTDAASQALRQKYEQHIATMLGRFGEADAGAKAKRILALESKLARIQWDNVTLRDREKNYNKGPQSELKRLAPAIDWNAYLTQAGLAGQSSLIIGQPTYLAALNEVMQQTPVGDWQAYLKWHLITDYAPYLDSQTDAQNFAFFGTTLSGTPKQRAPWERALGVLDDHLGEAVGKLYVERYFPPQAKARMEQLVENLRTAYGQSIEELDWMSPATKAQAQAKLAKFRPKIGYPDKWKDYSAIAIRADDLVGNLQRARAFEYADNLARLGKPVDRDEWHMSPQTVNAYYNPSNNEIVFPAAILQPPFFDMTADDAVNYGAIGGVIGHEMGHGFDDQGAKSDGDGVMRDWWTPQDLKEFRFRTSRLVAQYNRFEPIKGQFVNGQFTLGENIGDLGGLTIAHKAYLLSLDGKEAPVLDGFTGEQRFFLGWAQVWKGMYRPELMQMLLASDPHSPPEYRVNGVVPNIPAFYEAFKIQPGDKLYLDPAKRVKIW; from the coding sequence ATGAACAACAAAAAAAGCATACTGGCCGCCCTCGTCGGGCTGGCCCTGCTGGCCGGCTGCAGTCAGGCCCCGGACGGCGCAGACAAACACTCCGGCCTCGCGCTGGCCAACATGGACACCAGCGTCAAACCCGGTGACGACTTCTTTCGCTACGTGAACGGCCACTGGCTCTCCACCGCCAAGATCCCGGACGACAGGCCCGCCGACGGCGCCTTCTACATGCTGCGAGACAAATCTCTGGCGGACGTGCGGGTGCTGGTCGAAGGGCTGGACGGCAAGGCCGCCGCCGGCACACCGGCCCAGCAGATCCACGACCTTTACCAGAGCTATCTGGATCAGACTACCCGCAACGCCAAGGGCACGGCGCCGCTGATGCCGATGCTGAGCGAGATCGAGCAGATCCGCACGCCGCAGGATCTGGCCCGGGCCTTCGCCCAGAGCGGTCGCAACGGCGGCGGCGCCCCGTTCGGTTTCTGGGTCGATGCCGACGCCAAGGCGCCGGACAGCTATGCGGTCTACCTCTACCAGGCGGGGCTCGGTCTGCCGGATCGGGACTACTACCTCAAGACGGATGCCGCCAGCCAGGCGCTGCGTCAAAAATACGAGCAGCACATCGCCACCATGCTGGGCCGCTTCGGCGAGGCGGATGCGGGGGCCAAGGCCAAACGCATCCTGGCCCTCGAGAGCAAACTCGCCCGGATCCAATGGGACAACGTCACCCTGCGGGATCGGGAGAAGAACTACAACAAGGGGCCCCAGAGCGAGCTCAAACGCCTCGCCCCCGCCATCGACTGGAATGCCTACCTGACCCAGGCCGGCCTCGCCGGCCAGAGCAGCCTCATCATCGGCCAGCCGACCTATCTCGCGGCCCTCAACGAGGTGATGCAGCAGACCCCGGTCGGTGACTGGCAAGCCTACCTCAAGTGGCACCTCATCACCGATTATGCCCCCTACCTCGACAGCCAGACCGATGCCCAGAACTTCGCCTTCTTCGGCACCACCCTGAGCGGCACGCCCAAGCAGCGCGCCCCCTGGGAGCGGGCCCTCGGCGTGCTGGACGATCACCTGGGCGAGGCGGTAGGCAAGCTCTACGTGGAGCGCTACTTCCCGCCCCAGGCTAAGGCCCGCATGGAGCAGCTGGTGGAGAACCTGCGCACCGCCTACGGCCAGAGCATCGAGGAGCTGGACTGGATGTCGCCGGCCACCAAGGCCCAGGCCCAGGCCAAGCTCGCCAAGTTCCGCCCCAAGATCGGCTACCCGGACAAGTGGAAGGATTACAGCGCCATCGCGATCCGTGCCGACGATCTGGTGGGCAACCTGCAGCGGGCCCGCGCCTTCGAATACGCCGACAACCTGGCACGCCTCGGCAAGCCGGTAGACAGAGACGAGTGGCACATGTCGCCGCAGACGGTGAACGCCTACTACAACCCGAGCAACAACGAGATCGTCTTCCCGGCCGCCATCCTGCAGCCCCCCTTCTTCGACATGACGGCGGATGACGCGGTCAACTACGGCGCCATCGGCGGGGTGATCGGTCACGAGATGGGCCACGGTTTTGATGATCAGGGCGCCAAATCCGACGGGGACGGCGTGATGCGCGACTGGTGGACGCCCCAGGATCTCAAGGAGTTTCGCTTCCGCACCAGCCGGCTGGTAGCCCAGTACAACCGCTTCGAGCCCATCAAGGGGCAGTTCGTCAACGGCCAGTTCACCCTGGGGGAGAACATCGGCGATCTGGGCGGCCTTACCATCGCCCACAAGGCCTACCTGCTGTCGCTGGATGGCAAAGAGGCCCCGGTGCTGGACGGCTTCACCGGCGAGCAGCGCTTCTTCCTCGGCTGGGCCCAGGTGTGGAAAGGCATGTATCGCCCCGAGCTGATGCAGATGCTGCTCGCCTCGGATCCCCACTCACCGCCGGAATACCGGGTCAACGGCGTGGTGCCGAACATCCCCGCCTTCTACGAGGCGTTCAAGATCCAGCCGGGTGACAAGCTCTATCTGGACCCGGCCAAACGGGTCAAGATCTGGTAA
- the tilS gene encoding tRNA lysidine(34) synthetase TilS, translated as MISRIYSRFCQTLPAPEGSRGLLVAFSGGLDSTVLLVLAAQFAREQGLVLRALHVHHGLSPNADEWVAHCETVCQQLAVPLLVERVQLQRDSGDSLEAQAREARYLCLAAQLGEGEWLLTAHHQDDQLETLLLALKRGAGLRGLAGMVPSQPFAGGLLLRPLLEVSRTELADAAASLPYGWVEDESNQDESYDRNFLRQRLIPQLKARWPAMAQTAARSMALCAEQEALLEELAEADWRLAAAGEALQIAPLLALSGTRRNNLLRYWIRRQGGEMPSREQLGLLWQEVALAREDANPQLNWGGQSCRRFQGRLHLVRPGLQPRYEQLTLAVGETLSLPDGLGEVRLLPRVEGEGLRLPRADEPLSVRFGVAAGSMLKPVGRGGSRRLKKLLQEYGVPSWQRGRIPILYYGEQVAAVGELFLCDGFMTQDAGLAWHWLPAAACQPPA; from the coding sequence ATGATTTCTCGTATTTATTCTCGTTTTTGTCAGACTCTGCCTGCGCCGGAAGGTTCCCGTGGTCTGCTGGTGGCCTTCAGCGGCGGGCTCGACTCCACCGTGCTGCTGGTGCTGGCGGCGCAGTTTGCCCGCGAGCAGGGGCTGGTGCTGCGCGCCCTGCACGTCCATCACGGCTTGAGCCCAAATGCCGACGAGTGGGTGGCCCACTGCGAAACGGTGTGTCAGCAACTGGCGGTGCCGCTGCTGGTCGAGCGGGTGCAACTGCAGCGGGATAGTGGTGACAGCCTGGAGGCGCAGGCGCGGGAGGCCCGCTATCTGTGCCTCGCCGCTCAGCTGGGGGAGGGGGAGTGGCTGCTCACCGCCCACCATCAGGACGATCAACTGGAGACCCTGCTGCTGGCGCTCAAGCGTGGCGCCGGCCTGCGCGGGCTGGCAGGCATGGTGCCGAGCCAGCCCTTTGCCGGCGGCCTGTTGCTGCGCCCCTTGCTCGAGGTGAGCCGGACCGAGCTGGCCGATGCGGCGGCCAGTCTCCCCTATGGTTGGGTGGAGGATGAGAGCAATCAGGATGAGAGTTATGACCGCAACTTCCTGCGCCAACGGCTGATTCCCCAGCTCAAGGCCCGCTGGCCCGCCATGGCCCAGACGGCGGCGCGCAGCATGGCGTTGTGCGCCGAGCAGGAGGCGCTGCTGGAGGAGCTGGCAGAGGCCGACTGGCGGTTGGCGGCAGCAGGAGAGGCGCTGCAGATCGCGCCGCTGCTGGCTCTGTCAGGTACCCGGCGCAACAACCTGCTGCGTTACTGGATCCGCCGCCAGGGGGGCGAGATGCCCTCCCGCGAGCAGCTCGGTCTGCTCTGGCAGGAGGTGGCGCTGGCACGGGAAGACGCCAATCCCCAGCTCAACTGGGGCGGGCAGAGCTGCCGCCGCTTTCAGGGCCGGCTTCATCTGGTGCGACCCGGGCTGCAGCCTCGCTACGAGCAGCTGACATTGGCCGTGGGGGAGACGCTGAGCCTGCCGGACGGGCTGGGGGAGGTGCGCTTGCTGCCGCGAGTGGAAGGCGAGGGGCTGAGGCTGCCAAGGGCGGACGAGCCGCTGTCGGTGCGCTTCGGGGTGGCCGCCGGCAGCATGCTCAAGCCGGTAGGGCGCGGCGGCAGCCGGCGCCTCAAGAAACTGCTGCAGGAGTACGGAGTTCCCTCCTGGCAGCGTGGCCGCATTCCCATCCTCTATTACGGCGAGCAGGTGGCGGCGGTGGGTGAGCTGTTCCTCTGTGACGGATTCATGACGCAGGACGCCGGTCTGGCCTGGCACTGGCTGCCGGCGGCGGCCTGTCAGCCCCCGGCGTGA
- a CDS encoding GGDEF domain-containing protein, with translation MFEGCTVENTSSLNGLGHGIEQWVRQMERLTPLASQDRNQLLELLLVQMDLGSLLATFADRAARIVRIHSLHFDCGQPHTLIQHPPQASLTLHSYPFELRGQHGQLIGQLHYTLEHALSGSQQRILQQYHQLLCLPLPLYLRLSQLELQVRLDHLTGLGNRSYFDEAIGRAVEQHSRESHGLVLVLLDLDNFKQINDTWGHPVGDLVLSRFAQLLTHCIRSTDQAFRLGGDEFALLLQPAEPEAWRPVWLRLQHMLMIHKELSTFSVGCSLGAASWQSGVDVHSLYEAADAHLYARKKAGKAGLLD, from the coding sequence TTGTTTGAGGGCTGTACCGTGGAAAACACATCATCATTGAATGGTCTGGGACATGGCATCGAGCAGTGGGTTCGCCAGATGGAGCGGCTCACGCCGCTGGCCAGTCAGGATCGCAACCAGTTGCTCGAGTTGTTGTTGGTGCAGATGGACCTCGGCAGCCTGCTGGCAACCTTTGCCGATCGTGCGGCAAGAATTGTCCGGATCCACAGCCTGCACTTCGACTGCGGCCAGCCTCATACCCTGATCCAGCATCCGCCCCAGGCCAGCCTGACCCTGCACAGCTACCCGTTCGAGCTGCGCGGCCAACATGGCCAGCTGATCGGCCAGTTGCACTACACCCTGGAACATGCACTGAGCGGCAGCCAGCAGCGGATCCTGCAGCAGTATCATCAGCTGCTCTGCCTGCCCCTGCCCCTCTACCTGCGCCTGTCACAGCTGGAGCTGCAGGTCAGGCTCGATCACCTGACCGGGCTCGGCAACCGCTCCTACTTCGACGAAGCCATCGGCCGGGCGGTGGAGCAGCACAGCCGGGAATCCCACGGTCTGGTGCTGGTGCTGCTGGATCTCGACAACTTCAAGCAGATCAACGACACCTGGGGCCACCCGGTCGGCGATCTGGTGCTAAGCCGCTTCGCCCAGCTGTTGACCCACTGCATCCGCAGCACGGATCAGGCGTTTCGCCTCGGCGGCGACGAGTTCGCCCTGCTGCTGCAACCCGCCGAGCCCGAGGCCTGGCGCCCGGTCTGGCTGCGCCTGCAGCACATGCTGATGATCCACAAGGAGCTCAGCACCTTCTCGGTTGGCTGCAGCCTGGGAGCCGCCAGCTGGCAGTCCGGGGTAGACGTGCACAGCCTGTACGAGGCCGCCGATGCCCACCTCTATGCCCGCAAGAAGGCGGGCAAGGCCGGCCTGCTGGACTGA
- a CDS encoding monovalent cation:proton antiporter family protein yields the protein MYADVLILLLAAVLLVAIFRRLGQPVILAYLLAGVLLGPYGVAVITGQAIMQTIAELGIVFLMFSLGLEFSLPRLIAMRRLVIGVGGLQVLLTSLLFFAIAWWWGLSLPQALVVSGTLALSSTAVVIKQLGEQKQLHTRRAQLGVSVLLFQDLAVVPLLVMIPILARPEIQGSALLAEIAWATLKGLFALLSLLAVGKWLLPLLFHEVARARSDELFVLSALLVALLAASLTQWMGLSMALGAFLAGMMLGESHYRHQLEVDIRPFRDVLMGLFFITIGMTMDWQRVAQDWWLVATSVLCLILFKSLLVLLAGRLMGERKRDAMAAGIMLSQVGEFGFVLLALANHHGLLDHRLVSLLIGIGVTSIAMTPWLVLQAHHLARSLTDPALLTRSEVAQSGLSKSQHVIIAGFGRAGQTCARFLKQEEIPFLALDLDPERVSEAKSAGEQVAFGDASRRDILLAAGLLRARLVIITFDDHKRVEAMLALIRELAGEVKVLVRTRDDSFLEAFKRAGAFAVIPESQEGALMLVSHLLLNCDIPIGRVIRRMEHERSSQYRFLHGFYWGDQSAGNLETDQLLERLHPVLLHEQAWAVGRSVQALALETVRIKEVQRGELRLEPKPELVLAVGDRLVLFGNGVAVEQAEQRLLEGR from the coding sequence TTGTACGCAGATGTGTTGATCCTGCTGCTTGCCGCCGTCTTGTTGGTGGCGATTTTCCGGCGCCTCGGCCAGCCGGTGATCCTCGCTTACCTGCTTGCCGGGGTACTGCTCGGCCCCTATGGCGTCGCCGTGATCACCGGCCAGGCGATCATGCAGACCATCGCCGAGCTCGGCATCGTCTTTCTGATGTTCTCGCTCGGCCTCGAATTCTCGCTGCCCCGGCTCATCGCCATGCGCCGGCTGGTGATCGGGGTGGGCGGTCTGCAGGTGCTGCTCACGTCATTGCTGTTTTTCGCCATCGCCTGGTGGTGGGGCCTGAGCCTGCCCCAGGCGCTGGTGGTGTCGGGCACCCTGGCGCTCTCCTCCACCGCCGTGGTGATCAAGCAGCTGGGTGAGCAGAAGCAGCTGCACACCCGCCGCGCCCAGCTCGGGGTGAGCGTGCTGCTGTTTCAGGATCTGGCGGTGGTGCCGCTCTTGGTGATGATCCCCATCCTGGCCAGGCCCGAGATCCAGGGCAGCGCCCTGCTGGCGGAGATCGCCTGGGCCACCCTCAAGGGGCTGTTTGCCCTGCTGAGCCTGCTGGCGGTGGGTAAGTGGCTGTTGCCGCTGCTGTTTCACGAGGTGGCGCGGGCCCGCTCCGACGAGCTGTTCGTGCTGAGCGCCCTGCTGGTGGCGCTGCTGGCGGCCTCGCTGACCCAGTGGATGGGACTCTCCATGGCGCTAGGGGCCTTTCTGGCGGGCATGATGCTGGGGGAATCCCACTATCGCCATCAGCTGGAGGTGGACATCCGGCCGTTTCGGGACGTGCTGATGGGGCTCTTCTTCATCACCATCGGCATGACCATGGACTGGCAGCGGGTGGCACAGGACTGGTGGCTGGTGGCCACCAGCGTGCTCTGCCTGATCCTGTTCAAGTCCCTGCTGGTGCTGCTGGCCGGCCGGCTGATGGGGGAGCGCAAACGCGATGCCATGGCGGCGGGGATCATGCTGAGCCAGGTGGGGGAGTTCGGCTTCGTGCTGCTGGCGCTGGCCAACCACCACGGTCTGCTCGACCATCGGCTGGTCTCCCTGCTCATCGGCATCGGCGTCACCTCCATCGCCATGACGCCCTGGCTGGTGCTGCAGGCCCATCATCTGGCCCGCTCCCTCACCGATCCTGCCCTGCTTACCCGCTCCGAGGTGGCCCAGTCGGGCCTGAGCAAGAGCCAGCACGTGATCATCGCGGGCTTTGGTCGGGCCGGCCAGACTTGCGCCCGCTTTCTCAAGCAGGAGGAGATCCCCTTCCTGGCGCTGGATCTCGACCCGGAGCGGGTGAGCGAGGCCAAGTCGGCGGGGGAGCAGGTGGCGTTTGGCGATGCCAGCCGCCGCGACATCCTGCTGGCCGCCGGCCTGCTGCGGGCCCGGTTGGTGATCATCACCTTTGACGATCACAAGCGGGTGGAGGCCATGCTGGCGCTGATCAGGGAGCTGGCGGGGGAGGTGAAGGTGCTGGTGCGCACCCGGGATGACAGTTTTCTGGAGGCGTTCAAGCGGGCGGGCGCCTTTGCGGTGATCCCCGAATCTCAGGAGGGGGCCTTGATGCTGGTTTCCCACCTGCTGCTCAACTGCGACATCCCCATCGGCCGGGTGATCCGGCGCATGGAGCACGAGCGCAGCAGCCAGTACCGCTTTCTGCACGGTTTCTACTGGGGGGATCAAAGCGCCGGCAATCTGGAGACGGATCAGCTGCTCGAGCGGCTGCACCCCGTGCTGCTGCACGAGCAGGCCTGGGCGGTGGGGCGCAGCGTGCAGGCCCTGGCGCTGGAGACGGTGCGGATCAAGGAGGTACAGCGCGGCGAACTGAGGCTGGAACCCAAACCAGAGCTGGTGCTGGCGGTAGGGGATCGGCTGGTGCTGTTCGGCAATGGGGTGGCGGTGGAGCAGGCGGAGCAGCGCCTGCTGGAGGGGCGTTAG
- a CDS encoding patatin-like phospholipase family protein has protein sequence MAKPNTALLLTGGGARAAYQVGALKAIAEFYPRNLGIPFPILCGTSAGAINVTALACYASCFHLGVRKLEWVWRRFETHHIFDFHPGRLLWRLMYEGSAGLINPHTNHAFHLFDNAPLRRLLDQLIDYHRIDDNILYGSLEALAITASDYDDGLSTTFFQGRTEHLPWERARRRGLRTLLTSDHLLASSALPFVFPATHIGDKFYGDGSIHQLSPLSPAIHLGAERILLITLDPPAHTAPTFHHGHLTSSNIASHLLDTVFTDTLNSDLERLWRINQTLDLIPERERNRLKLKRVETCVLKPSQDLDLLALAYLRKLPVHLRRLLRVLGVTGDETSSLASFLMFYPGYCQQLIKLGYLDTLNERRRVEAFLGIEEMVPVEA, from the coding sequence ATGGCCAAACCCAACACAGCTCTTCTGTTGACCGGTGGTGGTGCCCGCGCCGCCTATCAGGTCGGCGCCCTCAAGGCTATCGCCGAGTTCTATCCCCGCAATCTCGGCATTCCGTTTCCCATCCTGTGCGGCACCTCGGCCGGCGCCATCAATGTCACCGCGCTGGCCTGCTACGCCTCCTGCTTTCATCTGGGGGTACGCAAGCTGGAGTGGGTCTGGCGCCGCTTCGAGACCCACCACATCTTCGACTTTCACCCGGGGCGTCTGTTGTGGCGGCTGATGTATGAGGGCTCGGCAGGGCTCATCAATCCCCACACCAACCACGCCTTTCACCTGTTCGACAATGCGCCGCTGCGCCGCCTGCTGGATCAACTCATCGACTATCACCGCATCGACGACAACATCCTCTACGGCAGTCTGGAGGCGCTGGCCATCACCGCCTCCGACTACGACGACGGCCTCTCCACCACCTTCTTTCAGGGGCGGACCGAGCACCTGCCGTGGGAGCGGGCCAGACGGCGCGGGCTGCGTACCCTGCTCACCTCGGATCACCTGCTCGCCTCCTCGGCGCTGCCATTCGTCTTCCCGGCCACCCACATCGGCGACAAGTTCTACGGCGACGGCTCCATCCATCAGTTGAGCCCGCTCAGCCCCGCCATCCACCTGGGGGCGGAGCGGATCCTGCTGATCACCCTGGATCCGCCGGCGCACACGGCACCCACCTTCCACCATGGCCACCTGACCAGTTCCAACATCGCCAGCCACCTGCTGGATACCGTCTTCACCGACACCCTCAACTCGGATCTGGAGCGGCTGTGGCGCATCAACCAGACCCTGGATCTCATCCCGGAGCGGGAACGCAACCGGTTGAAACTCAAACGGGTGGAGACCTGCGTGCTCAAGCCGAGCCAGGATCTCGACCTGCTGGCGCTGGCCTATCTGCGCAAGCTGCCGGTGCACCTGCGCCGCCTGCTGCGGGTACTGGGGGTGACGGGGGACGAGACCAGCAGCCTGGCCAGTTTCCTGATGTTCTACCCCGGCTACTGCCAACAGCTGATCAAGCTAGGCTACCTGGATACCCTGAACGAGCGCCGGCGGGTCGAAGCGTTTCTGGGAATAGAGGAAATGGTACCGGTCGAAGCCTGA
- a CDS encoding alpha/beta hydrolase encodes MSSKIYFNTRRFSPSKWLLGLGTRLHHTLAPAHAKRTASKLLLTPQRNQRDDTAPAGLVKQAVHTSEGTLMSYRLGQGPVWLLMHGWSGSAGQFYPLMSHIAAQGFTAIAYDHPAHGHSAGHTGHLPRFVRAFDELVEKMMAEYGPLQGVIAHSMGGAVTLSSRRRELDALPLLLISPVLDYVPQLYGMVARSGYSIRLFDAVVKEIEQEYQHPLSTVDPLGRLAGRSGPAIIVHDEEDRFAPHGDSLRATQDGRTRLVSTRGLGHGRILASAPAFAAFDQLSAARRAN; translated from the coding sequence ATGAGCAGCAAGATCTACTTCAACACCCGCCGCTTCAGCCCGAGCAAATGGTTGCTTGGCCTTGGCACCCGCTTGCATCACACCCTGGCCCCCGCTCACGCCAAGCGCACCGCCAGCAAGCTGCTGCTCACCCCCCAGCGCAACCAGCGGGATGACACGGCGCCGGCCGGACTGGTCAAACAGGCCGTGCACACCAGCGAAGGCACCCTGATGAGCTACCGGCTCGGCCAGGGGCCGGTCTGGCTGCTGATGCACGGCTGGTCAGGCAGCGCCGGCCAGTTCTACCCGCTGATGAGCCACATCGCCGCCCAGGGCTTCACGGCCATTGCCTACGATCACCCGGCCCACGGCCACAGCGCCGGCCATACCGGCCACCTGCCCCGCTTCGTGCGCGCCTTCGACGAACTGGTGGAGAAGATGATGGCCGAGTACGGCCCGCTGCAGGGCGTCATCGCCCACAGCATGGGGGGCGCCGTCACCCTCTCCAGCCGCCGACGCGAGCTGGATGCCCTGCCGCTGCTGCTCATCTCGCCGGTGCTCGACTACGTGCCCCAGCTCTACGGCATGGTGGCGCGCTCCGGCTACTCCATCCGGCTGTTCGATGCGGTGGTCAAGGAGATTGAGCAGGAGTACCAGCACCCCTTGAGCACGGTCGACCCGCTGGGGCGGCTCGCCGGCCGCAGCGGGCCCGCCATCATAGTGCACGACGAGGAGGACCGCTTCGCCCCGCACGGCGACTCCCTGCGCGCCACTCAGGATGGCCGCACCCGGCTGGTGAGCACCCGCGGCCTCGGCCACGGCCGCATCCTCGCCAGTGCCCCCGCATTCGCCGCGTTCGATCAGCTGAGCGCCGCCCGCCGCGCCAACTGA